GCGAACAAGGATTGGAATTTCCCGATACACCTGCTCGATCATGTGGGTGCCGAAGGTTCCAATGACAGGCGTGACTTCGCGCCGGAGAAAGAGCTTGGAAACGGAGATCCAGATGATGACCGCGAAGACTGTCGAAAGGAGCTTCAGCCAGAAATCGCGGAAGAGGATGTGGCGCAGCAGGTCGATCATTTCGCAAGGGTGCTCGGGGTGGTATCGCGCGGCGTTTCCGGGGAATCTGAACCGGCAAGCACGACAGGCCCGGGCGCGGTCCGTTCTTTGCGCCACGAGCGAATCAGCTCGAGCCACTTTCGTGACTTCGCCGGGTTCACGAGCAGCGATGTAAGGAAGGATCGCAGCGCTTCCATCGTGACCCCGCGGACCAGATTCCCCTTGTATGCGTAAGAAACGGCGCCCGTCTCTTCGGAGACCACAACGACAATTGCATCGGTTTCCTCGCTCAATCCGATTGCCGCGCGATGCCGCGTCCCGAGCGATTTGCTGAGATCCTGTCTTTGCGTCAGCGGGAAAATACACGCCGCAAACGCAATCTTGTCGCCCTTGATGATTACGCCGCCATCGTGAATGGCATTATTTGGGAAGAAAATGGCTTCAAGCATCTCCGGCGTCGCGTCACAGTTCACCGCGATTCCGGATTCCACCGCCTCCTGCAGTTGGATGGATTGTTCAATTGCGATCAGCGCTCCGATGCGCACTTCCGAGAGGCGTTCGGATGTTTGAATGATGACCTCGATGCTTTCACGCTGTTCGTGGGCAGTTGTAAACATCGGGAGATTGCCGAGTTCAGCGAGCATCCTGCGCAATTCCGGTTGGAAGATCACGACGACGGATACGCTGAAGAAAGCGAGGAACGACACGAGCAGCCAGCGCAGCACTTCGAGTTCAAGCAGGAAGGTCACGAGAACGAAGGTCAGGAAAACCACCAGGAACCCGGTGACCACAGCCCATCCGCGTGTCCCGCGAATAAACCGCAAGGCATAGTAGATCGCTACGGTCAGGATCAGAATTTCCAATCCGGCCTGCCAGCCATCCACAATGATGTCTCTGAGTCGGTCCAACTTATTTCCTGACGTTAACAATGGCCTCGGTCATTCGCACCGCCTGCACTGTTGCAGCGACGTCGTGCGTCCGAATGATCTGAACCCCGGATCGGACCGCGGCGCATGTGCAGGCGAGCGACGCGGGCAATCGATCGCGGAGCGGGGCTCCCAGCAACTTGCCGATGAAGGATTTTCGGGACACTCCCAGCAACATCGGCCGGTTGAACTGCTGAAACGCTTCCAGGGCGCCGAGCAGCTGCAGATTGTGCTCCAGCGATTTTCCAAACCCAATTCCGATGTCGAATATAACTTGCTCTGCACGCACTCCGCAATCGTTCAGTCGCTGCAGCCGGTCGGAAAAGAAGCTGCGAACTTCGTCGACCACGTCTTTGTAGTGCGGGTGCTGCTGCATCGTCTGTGGCGTGCCTTGCATGTGCATACACACATACGCCGCGCCCGTTGCTGCCGCCACGCGCCACATCCGATCGTCATCACGATTGGCTGCGATGTCATTGATGATCGATGCACCCGCTTTCACTGCGGCTTCAGCCACGGCCGGCTTCATTGTGTCGATCGAGAGTGGACACCTGGTTTCCGCCGCAAGCGCTTCAATGACAGGCAACACGCGCCGCAGCTCTTCGCGTTCCGGAACGGGATGGGCTCGCGGGCGGGAGGATTCACCTCCGATGTCGATGATCTCCGCGCCCTCCCGGATCAAATCTCGCGCGCGATCAATTGCCAGGTTCGCGTCGAGAAAACGGCCGCCATCTGAAAAGGAATCGGGCGTGACGTTGACGATTCCCATGATGAGCGCGGGCCTGGGGAACTGCAGTTCAAATGGACCCGCGCGGAGCAGCATGGAGGAAGGAACGGCCTAGTAGCCAGCGCCAGATTGCGACTTTTGGATCAGCTCGATCTCGTATCCCTCGGGCGCGTCAACAAAGGCGAATGTTGTGCCGGTCGAACTCGTGGTGGGTCCGTCTGAAAACTTCAGACCCTGCGATTCCAGGTGCCGCCCGAACTCCACCAGATCTTCGACTTCAAAAGCGAGGTGCGTGAGATCAGGTTGAACCTGAACCGGTCCACTGCCAGGAAAGTGAGTGATCTCAATCAACTCGTCGCTTTGCGGCGCCTTCAGGAACACCAGTTCTGAACCACGCGGAGAGCGGTGGCGCCGGACCTCCTCCAGCCCCAACACGTTCTTGTAGAATTGAACGGTGCGGTCCAGGTCGTTCACACGATATCGCGTATGCAACAGTTTCGTCGCCTTGCTCATGGCGACACCATACGGGCAGAACGCTGATGTGAGAAGGGGAATTCAGAAACTCGACCTGGTTCGCGCGCGCTCCGTATTCATCCGGCGAAAACAGGATGCGCACGTTTGAGAGGAAGGTTCCCCAGTCGTCGTGGGGCATCAAACCCCTTGCTGCGCCCGTTGCTTTTTAATACCAAGGCGCCGTGCATTATACAGTGGGCTGGTTTCGCATACTTTTTTTGGCAGCCGGCATTATGGTTCCCGCGGGGACCTGGGCTCAGATTGATCCCATGCCGCGCCAGATGATCCAGCTCGGCTACAACGCCGCGTTCCAGGGCCATGCGCCGCTCTCAGCCTACGCGTTTTACTACCGCAACATTCCGCACTTCATGCAAACGAACCTTGCGTTGCGCATGGCAATTGCCCCGACCTACGTTGACGCGGAACTCGGAATCCGCGAAGTGCTGGGCGAGAACACCGATCTCGGGATTGGAATTGCGGGGGGCGGGTTTGCGGACAGCTATGATGAAATCCGCCGGGGAACCTTCATCCCTCGCGAATCATTTGTGGGACACGGCGGTGAAATTTCGGCCAGTCTCTATCACTGCTTCAACCCAGGGCAGCAGATTCCGCTGAACGGTGTCATGCGCGGCCTGGTGCATTACACCGCGTATGAAGAGGATGATTCCACGGCGCGCACGTTCCCGCTTCCTGAGGATCATCCCTGGGCGGGAATTCGGACGGGATTACGTTGGGGCGGCCAGGAGCCAATTCTCTTCCCCTCACTCGCCATGGAACTTTCCGTCTGGTACGAGGGCCAGTTCCGCGGGGAACATGGCCGCTACGGATACACGGGCGTCAATCCTCGTGGCGACCGCAGCATGGAAGACATGTCGCACCTTTTCTGGGGTCAGGCCCTGCTGGCTTACACATTCACGAACTCGGGCCAAAGCTTCTACATCAATCTCACAGGGGGAACGAGCATCGATGCCGATCGATTCAGCGCCTATCGATTGGGCGCGCTGCTGCCTCTCGTGTCCGAATTTCCACTCAGCCTGCCTGGCTACTATTATCAGGAAATCAGCGCCGAACACTTCGTAATGCTCGGAGGAAATTATACGGTCGCCCTGGACTCCAAGGGGAAGTGGTCGGCCAATCTGGTCGCAGCGACAGCAGGTGTCGATTATCTGGATGGGCTGGAACAACCCGGCCAGTGGCATTCCGGAGTGGGCGCCGGAATCCTTTACCAGGCTTCGTCGGTCAAGGTGATGGTTGGCTACGCCTATGGAATCGATGCAATCCGCAGCAGTGGCCGAGGGGCGCACAGCATCGGGTTCCTGATGCAGATGGATCTGGATCACGCACGTCGTTTGCTCTTCAGTCCGCAACAGCCCAACCGCTGGCGCGGCTTTCAGCGTATCTTCGGTGCTTTTGGAGGTTGAAACACAGCTGTCAGGGGTGGCGGAATGCCTTAACCCTGCGCGGTTTTGCTCCGATGCAATGCATGCGTACCGGCATGATTTATCAAATCCTGAAGCGATTTATTTTTGGATTCCTCGTTCTCGCGAACTGGCTTCCAGGTGCAGCGCAGGCGCAAGAGCTTTCGTCGAATCGCTGGCTTTTGATCGTTGAAACGTCGCGGCCCATGCAGCGGCGAGCCGAAGCCGCGCGTCATATCGCCGCGAATCTTATCGCCAGCGGGATGAACGGGCAGTTGCGCCGCGGCGACACGCTGGGTGTCTGGACGTTCGGCGACGCACTGCACACAGGCAGCTTTCCGCTGCAACACTGGACAGGTGACCGCCCGCGTGAAATCGCAACGCGAGTCCTTGCCTTTCTCGGCGACCAGAAGCACGACCGTGAATCGTTCCCCGGGGTTCTCGTGCAGGACCTGCAGGATGTCGTCCAGGATTCCGAGCTGATCACAATCGTTCTGATTACCGAGGGATCCTCGGCCAATCTCGGAACTTCCTTCGATGCGCAGATCAAAGCGGAATACACAGCTTGGCGGGCGCAGCAGATGGAAGCCAACATGCCATTCGTGACGGTGCTTCGCGCGGAGAGAGGCAGGATTACGTCCCACATGGTCAACACCCCTCCGTTTCCCCTGGAACTTCCCGACCTGCCGCGCGTTGCACCGCGACCCGCGCCTGCACCTGTTGTTAAAACGGTTCAACCCGAAACGAATCGCCGTCCCACTCCCGAACCTGTTCCGAGTTTGATTATCTCAGGAAAGAAAGCCGAGGCTGCCGCCGCACCTGCCGGTGCATCGTTGCCTGAATTGCAACCGATGTCTGCGCTGGTGGCGCTGCATTCCAATACGATTTCAAGCGTTGCGACGCCCTCTCTCGCAGCCGTTCCTCCTCCTCCTGCTCCTGCTGCGGCGCAGTCGGAAGCCGTCGTTCATGCGCCTGTGCCTGTCGAAGCTGAATCACCCGCACTGCCCGTTTCACCTATTCAAGCAGCGGCCCCCGCGTCGATAGCGAATCCAATTTTGACGATTGAGAATGCTTCGGTTTCGCAGGGTGCGGAACGAGTTGAAATTATTGCCGAACCGGCGGAAGCGAGCCCGCGATGGGTTTGGTTTGCAATTGCAAGTGTTGCCGCGCTCATCGGCCTTGCCGTGGCCTTGAAGCTTTCGCGGCGTGCAGAACGTCACCCAACAAGCCTCATCACGCGGTCACTCAACCGCGAACCCGTCCCTCAACCCACCCGCAGCCAGGCTGTCTTAAGATAGGCGGGCTCTGATTTCGGGATTGGAAAATCCGGCGGCTGCGGAACGTAATGCTGCTGCAAAACCCGTCTTCCTGCCTTTGCTATCGCGTCCGCAACCTGTTCCAGGAATTCTTCGGGCGCCCACTCCGCGGCGTTTGTCGATGCCAGGAGCACACCGCCGGATTGGAGCAGCGGCAAGGCTGCGCTGACCAGCTTCCCAAAATCCTTCTCCGCACGAAAGATCCCGCTCTCCTTGGACTGTGAAAAGGTGGGCGGGTCGAGAATGATCACGTCAAAGCCCCGGCCTTTCTTGGCCAGCCGACGGAACCATTCGAATGCATCGCCATAAATGAAGTTGTGTTCCGCGGGGTCAAGATCGTTCAACAGGAAGTTGCGCTTTCCCCATTCCAGATACTTGCGCGAGAGATCAAGGCTCGTCGTGCGCGCGCCTGTCTTCGCCGCGCACACCGAGAATCCGCAAGTGTAGGCGAATGCGTTCAACACCTTTAACGGATCCGCGCTGCGGGACGGCGGGGAGAGTTCGAATCCTGCTGCGACATGGCCATTGAGCAGCCGCCGCCGGTTATCGCGTTGATCCAAAAACAGACCCGTGGAGTAGCCTTCGGCAAAACTCATCTCGAACTGCACGCCGTTTTCGCGAATCACAAAACGTTCCGGAGCAAGAGACCCCTGAACCCATCGTGGGGATGCGTCGGATATGCGACTCCGCCGAACCTGCCGATCGAGCACCTTGTGATAGATTCCACGCTCCGCAACCGCAGCGGGTTGAAAGCCGACCAACGGCAACAGCTCCTGGCGTTGCGGGTCGAGGCCAAACGGCGCCTGCGACAAAACGAACGCCCCCAGTTGGTCAACATACCATCCAGGCCAGCCATCGCCCGCCCCGTGAATGCATCGAAACGCGTTCGTCTCGTCGGAATTAATGACAGCCCGCCGCAGTGCAGCGCGCGGATCTGTGTCAAAATCCGCGGCCGCGGAAAAGAGCAGCTCCCGTCCGTCGAGCGGATGGCAAAGTTTTAATTCGGCTGCGTGGAGGCAAACGCGCGAAAACGGCGATCCTCCGTACAACGAGTCGCCGAGGATCGGAAAACCTTTTTCAGCTGCGTGAACGCGGATTTGGTGCGTTCTGCCCGTAACAGGTTCCGCCTCGACACTGAATAGAATGGAATCCGCGGCGGGTGGTGCGGGTCGGAAGCGAGTTTCCGCAGCGTCCCCGATTGTGGCGCTGACGTAGCGATCGCCCGCGCGCGTGATGTTTGATTTCACCACGCATTCACGTGCAACTGGCCGGTCGGTCAGCAGCGCGTACGTTTTGCGAACGACGCGCTGCGTGAATTGTTCCGTGAGCGAACGATTGGCGAGCGCGGTCTTGCCGAACACCAGGACTCCGCTTGTTTCCTTGTCGAGACGATGCTGCAGGCCAAGGTGTGCCCAACGGCTTTCGCGATGCTTCAACCACTCGTAGATGCCTTCGCCGGCGAACGGCGACGGCGCGTGCGTGTTCATTCCCGCCGGCTTGTTGATCACCAGCAGGTGGTCGTCTTCGAATAGCAGCAGCGGAAGCATCGGGCCGGGAACCCGCAAGGTCCTAGAAGAATTTCCAGGCGGCACCGCCCTTCCAGACGACATACACTCCCAACAGGAAATTCGTGATCGCGTGCGCGGTCATTGCATCGCCCAGGCGGTTCTTGCGCAGCACGAGCCCCTGATACGCCATGCCGCAGATGATTCCCGCAAGCCATTGGAAATGCACCAGGCCGAACAGGATTGCGATCACGATGAACGCAGTG
The nucleotide sequence above comes from Verrucomicrobiia bacterium. Encoded proteins:
- the cdaA gene encoding diadenylate cyclase CdaA, with product MDRLRDIIVDGWQAGLEILILTVAIYYALRFIRGTRGWAVVTGFLVVFLTFVLVTFLLELEVLRWLLVSFLAFFSVSVVVIFQPELRRMLAELGNLPMFTTAHEQRESIEVIIQTSERLSEVRIGALIAIEQSIQLQEAVESGIAVNCDATPEMLEAIFFPNNAIHDGGVIIKGDKIAFAACIFPLTQRQDLSKSLGTRHRAAIGLSEETDAIVVVVSEETGAVSYAYKGNLVRGVTMEALRSFLTSLLVNPAKSRKWLELIRSWRKERTAPGPVVLAGSDSPETPRDTTPSTLAK
- a CDS encoding class I SAM-dependent methyltransferase; amino-acid sequence: MLPLLLFEDDHLLVINKPAGMNTHAPSPFAGEGIYEWLKHRESRWAHLGLQHRLDKETSGVLVFGKTALANRSLTEQFTQRVVRKTYALLTDRPVARECVVKSNITRAGDRYVSATIGDAAETRFRPAPPAADSILFSVEAEPVTGRTHQIRVHAAEKGFPILGDSLYGGSPFSRVCLHAAELKLCHPLDGRELLFSAAADFDTDPRAALRRAVINSDETNAFRCIHGAGDGWPGWYVDQLGAFVLSQAPFGLDPQRQELLPLVGFQPAAVAERGIYHKVLDRQVRRSRISDASPRWVQGSLAPERFVIRENGVQFEMSFAEGYSTGLFLDQRDNRRRLLNGHVAAGFELSPPSRSADPLKVLNAFAYTCGFSVCAAKTGARTTSLDLSRKYLEWGKRNFLLNDLDPAEHNFIYGDAFEWFRRLAKKGRGFDVIILDPPTFSQSKESGIFRAEKDFGKLVSAALPLLQSGGVLLASTNAAEWAPEEFLEQVADAIAKAGRRVLQQHYVPQPPDFPIPKSEPAYLKTAWLRVG
- a CDS encoding VOC family protein — protein: MSKATKLLHTRYRVNDLDRTVQFYKNVLGLEEVRRHRSPRGSELVFLKAPQSDELIEITHFPGSGPVQVQPDLTHLAFEVEDLVEFGRHLESQGLKFSDGPTTSSTGTTFAFVDAPEGYEIELIQKSQSGAGY
- the folP gene encoding dihydropteroate synthase, encoding MGIVNVTPDSFSDGGRFLDANLAIDRARDLIREGAEIIDIGGESSRPRAHPVPEREELRRVLPVIEALAAETRCPLSIDTMKPAVAEAAVKAGASIINDIAANRDDDRMWRVAAATGAAYVCMHMQGTPQTMQQHPHYKDVVDEVRSFFSDRLQRLNDCGVRAEQVIFDIGIGFGKSLEHNLQLLGALEAFQQFNRPMLLGVSRKSFIGKLLGAPLRDRLPASLACTCAAVRSGVQIIRTHDVAATVQAVRMTEAIVNVRK